The Desulfomicrobium escambiense DSM 10707 genome has a window encoding:
- a CDS encoding iron-containing alcohol dehydrogenase: MDIRKFSLPEIIFGHGSMEYTGSYALQLGAKKVFVVSDPGLEKSGWVKKLLQIIEASSLRWVYYSNVSSNPRDYEVHTGAELYKAEGADVVIALGGGSPMDMAKGVATVVSNGGTIQDYEGANLITSPLPPMIFLPSTAGSGSDISQFAIITDVARKVKMSLISRSLTPNVSIIDSELLSTVDDDLLISSAVDALAHAVESYVSLIAHTLTETQALKAIHLILDNMQPALKTRDPKALEFLSIAATAAGMSFSNASLGACHAIAHSLGGFFDTTHGMVHPVLLPAVMKFNLPACEEKMATIGEIVLRRRLSSSRQTAEGGIARLHEIFEELGTSTHFREIVNDRTAFPQICEMATKDACLLTNPRPATAEELLAICEEVW, encoded by the coding sequence ATGGACATTCGGAAATTTTCTTTGCCGGAAATCATATTCGGCCACGGCAGCATGGAGTACACCGGTTCCTACGCCCTTCAGCTGGGCGCGAAGAAGGTCTTCGTGGTCAGCGACCCGGGACTTGAGAAAAGCGGCTGGGTGAAGAAACTGCTGCAGATCATCGAAGCCTCCTCCCTGCGCTGGGTCTACTACTCCAATGTCAGCTCCAACCCCCGCGACTACGAGGTGCACACCGGAGCGGAACTCTACAAGGCCGAAGGGGCGGACGTTGTCATCGCCCTGGGCGGCGGCAGCCCCATGGACATGGCCAAGGGCGTGGCCACCGTGGTCAGCAACGGCGGGACCATCCAGGACTACGAGGGCGCAAACCTCATCACGAGCCCGCTGCCGCCCATGATCTTCCTGCCGTCCACGGCCGGCAGCGGATCGGACATCTCCCAGTTCGCCATCATCACCGACGTGGCCCGCAAGGTGAAGATGTCGCTCATCAGCCGTTCGCTGACGCCCAACGTGTCCATCATCGACTCGGAACTCCTGTCCACCGTCGACGACGACCTCCTCATCTCCTCGGCAGTGGACGCCCTGGCCCACGCCGTCGAATCCTACGTGTCCCTCATCGCCCACACGCTGACCGAAACCCAGGCCCTGAAGGCCATCCACCTCATACTCGACAACATGCAGCCCGCCCTCAAGACCAGGGACCCCAAGGCCCTTGAATTCCTGTCCATCGCCGCCACGGCCGCGGGCATGAGCTTCAGCAACGCGAGCCTCGGCGCCTGCCACGCCATCGCCCATTCCCTGGGCGGCTTCTTCGACACGACCCACGGCATGGTGCATCCGGTCCTGCTGCCGGCGGTCATGAAATTCAATCTGCCTGCCTGCGAGGAGAAGATGGCCACCATCGGCGAAATCGTCCTCCGGCGCAGGCTGTCCTCCTCGCGCCAGACCGCGGAAGGGGGCATCGCACGGTTGCACGAGATTTTCGAGGAACTCGGGACTTCGACCCATTTCAGGGAGATCGTCAACGATCGCACCGCCTTCCCGCAGATCTGCGAGATGGCCACCAAGGACGCCTGCCTGCTGACCAACCCCCGCCCGGCCACGGCCGAGGAGCTTCTGGCCATCTGCGAAGAGGTCTGGTGA
- a CDS encoding iron-containing alcohol dehydrogenase, which translates to MAVQEMVYGFFIPSVTLIGIGASKQIPEKIKALGGSKPLVVTDKGITGCGLTKQITDLLDAAGMKYEVYDETIPNPTDNNVHAGVEVYKKKKCDSLISLGGGSSHDCGKGIGLVVANGGKIHDFEGVDKSTKPMPPYLAVNTTAGTASEMTRFCIITDTSRKVKMAIVDWRVTPGIAIDDPMLMVGMPPALTAATGMDALTHAVEAYVSTIANPMTDACAQKSMELIAKYLRKAVANGKDIEAREGMCFAQYLAGMAFNNASLGHVHAMAHQLGGFYDLPHGECNAILLPHVERANMNAKLERFVDMAKFLGENVEGMSVRAAAEKCLDAIKQLSTDVGIPAGLIELGKRYGKNVKKEDIAIMTGNAQKDACGFTNPRCLKDADVAAIYEAAL; encoded by the coding sequence ATGGCTGTTCAAGAAATGGTTTACGGTTTCTTCATTCCCAGCGTTACTCTGATCGGTATTGGCGCTTCCAAGCAGATTCCCGAGAAGATCAAGGCCCTGGGCGGCAGCAAGCCTCTGGTCGTTACCGATAAGGGTATCACCGGTTGCGGTCTGACCAAGCAGATCACCGACCTGCTGGACGCCGCCGGAATGAAGTACGAAGTATACGACGAAACCATCCCGAACCCCACGGACAACAACGTCCATGCCGGCGTTGAAGTTTACAAGAAAAAGAAATGCGACTCCCTGATCTCCCTGGGCGGCGGCTCCTCCCATGACTGCGGCAAGGGCATCGGCCTGGTCGTGGCCAACGGCGGCAAGATTCACGACTTCGAAGGCGTGGACAAGTCCACCAAGCCCATGCCCCCGTACCTGGCCGTGAACACCACCGCCGGCACCGCCTCTGAAATGACCCGCTTCTGTATCATCACCGACACCTCCCGCAAGGTGAAGATGGCCATCGTCGACTGGCGCGTCACCCCCGGCATCGCCATTGACGACCCGATGCTGATGGTCGGCATGCCCCCGGCGCTGACCGCCGCCACCGGCATGGACGCCCTGACCCACGCCGTGGAAGCCTACGTTTCCACCATCGCCAACCCCATGACCGACGCCTGCGCCCAGAAGTCCATGGAACTGATCGCCAAGTACCTGCGCAAGGCCGTGGCCAACGGCAAGGACATCGAGGCTCGCGAAGGCATGTGCTTCGCCCAGTACCTGGCCGGCATGGCTTTCAACAACGCCAGCCTCGGTCACGTCCACGCCATGGCTCACCAGCTGGGCGGCTTCTATGACCTGCCGCACGGCGAATGCAACGCCATCCTGCTGCCCCATGTCGAGCGCGCCAACATGAACGCCAAGCTGGAACGCTTTGTCGACATGGCCAAGTTCCTGGGCGAGAACGTGGAAGGTATGTCCGTCCGCGCCGCCGCCGAGAAGTGTCTTGACGCCATCAAGCAGCTGTCCACCGACGTCGGCATTCCCGCCGGCCTGATCGAACTGGGCAAGCGCTACGGCAAGAACGTCAAGAAGGAAGACATCGCCATCATGACCGGCAACGCCCAGAAGGACGCTTGCGGTTTTACCAACCCCCGCTGCCTGAAGGACGCCGATGTGGCGGCCATCTACGAGGCGGCCCTGTAA
- a CDS encoding two-component system sensor histidine kinase NtrB: MNRTKLSDIVGPEYTKLGFFREVQEKMAELETYNAELERKKQEIQDILNGIMDLLAVVSPDYRIVYVNKVFHDYFEIDEPKGMYCYEVFRGRSTPCRTCPLRTALQTGKPDRTSYLDPRSERNLRFEVVASPMFDDKGHVRTVLVSKRDVTMEKEYQAKYYQAEKMATIGLLAAGVAHEINNPLAAISGFSEALKRRIPALATLLADNADSSLLEDFTDYTTTILEECNRCRDIVGNLLSFSSQKTCKFNTIDLNTLVTDSVKILHHQIKLRPGINLVLDLHSSAVTIQGAQGELKQVLLNLVLNAMDAIDSDGTITIRTSFGRPGHATLTVEDTGQGISPDKLGKLFIPFFTTKSQGHSIGIGLSICYNIIQQHKGEILVCSEPGKGSIFKVMLPTGFPGNNKERNT, translated from the coding sequence ATGAACAGGACCAAGCTGTCCGACATCGTCGGGCCTGAGTACACCAAGCTCGGCTTCTTCCGCGAAGTGCAGGAGAAGATGGCCGAACTCGAAACCTACAATGCCGAGCTCGAGCGCAAGAAGCAGGAGATCCAGGATATCCTGAACGGCATCATGGACCTCCTGGCCGTGGTTTCGCCCGACTACCGCATCGTCTACGTGAACAAGGTCTTCCACGACTATTTCGAAATCGACGAACCCAAGGGAATGTATTGCTACGAAGTCTTCCGGGGCCGGTCGACGCCGTGCCGGACCTGCCCCCTGCGCACGGCCCTGCAGACGGGCAAGCCGGACCGCACTTCGTACCTCGACCCCCGCTCGGAACGTAACCTGCGCTTCGAGGTGGTGGCATCCCCCATGTTCGACGACAAGGGGCACGTCCGCACGGTCCTCGTCTCCAAGCGCGACGTGACCATGGAAAAGGAGTACCAGGCCAAATACTACCAGGCCGAGAAGATGGCCACCATCGGCCTCCTGGCCGCCGGCGTGGCCCACGAGATCAACAACCCCCTGGCGGCCATCAGCGGCTTCTCCGAGGCCCTCAAGCGCCGTATCCCGGCCCTGGCCACTTTGTTGGCCGATAACGCGGACTCATCGTTGCTTGAAGATTTCACCGACTACACCACCACCATTCTGGAAGAGTGCAACCGCTGCCGCGACATCGTCGGCAACCTGCTCTCCTTCAGCAGCCAGAAAACCTGCAAGTTCAACACGATAGATTTGAACACGCTGGTCACCGACTCCGTCAAGATCCTGCACCACCAGATCAAGCTGCGCCCGGGCATCAATCTGGTCCTGGACCTGCACTCCTCAGCCGTAACCATCCAGGGAGCCCAGGGGGAGCTCAAGCAGGTTCTCCTCAATCTGGTGCTCAACGCCATGGACGCCATCGATTCCGATGGGACCATCACCATCCGTACCAGCTTCGGCAGGCCGGGACACGCGACCCTGACCGTCGAGGATACGGGACAGGGCATCTCCCCAGACAAGTTGGGCAAACTGTTCATCCCCTTCTTCACGACCAAGAGCCAGGGACACAGCATCGGCATCGGCCTGTCCATCTGCTACAACATCATCCAGCAGCATAAGGGGGAGATCCTCGTCTGCAGCGAACCGGGCAAGGGTTCCATCTTCAAGGTCATGCTTCCCACCGGATTCCCCGGAAACAACAAGGAACGAAACACATGA
- a CDS encoding sigma-54-dependent transcriptional regulator, protein MSIFNSIEILVVDDESNIRKLFSRELTSPGRNIHTVGSAAEAFDFLHKNFCDIIILDIRLPDANGLELMSKLLETVPNVAIILITGYADVDNAVEAMKNGAYDYITKPFSLERMEQVIEKAYQRVRLQRENELLRHNSEHKSMPKFIGHSKSVQQVRYLIEKAAPTDVPVLLTGESGTGKNVAAAALHAQSRRADQPLIIKNCGTFDKELLRSELFGYCKGAFTGADRSTDGLLTLAHKGTLFFDEVGELSLELQGALLRVLETQHFRRVGDKEERCVDVRFIFATNKNLAKEVEEGRFHDAFYHRINVFTIELPPLRERREDIPSLVEHFLMSLAKDGKEYKISPRALQQLMDNPWPGNVRELKNIIERGMILAENNLINVKALPFCQKSCQNPREKGFSTLEELERSHISMVMHAVQGNKSKAAQMLGIGRKTLYRKLEEYSLTDVAGQDIGFLGK, encoded by the coding sequence ATGAGCATCTTCAATTCCATCGAGATCCTCGTCGTCGACGACGAGTCCAACATACGCAAGCTTTTCTCCCGCGAACTCACGTCCCCCGGGCGCAACATCCATACCGTCGGGAGCGCGGCCGAGGCCTTCGATTTCCTGCACAAGAACTTCTGCGACATCATCATCCTGGACATCCGGCTGCCAGACGCCAACGGCCTTGAATTGATGAGCAAGCTGCTGGAGACGGTGCCCAACGTGGCCATCATCCTCATCACCGGCTACGCCGACGTGGACAACGCCGTGGAGGCCATGAAGAACGGGGCCTACGACTACATCACCAAACCATTCTCCCTGGAACGCATGGAGCAGGTCATCGAAAAGGCCTACCAGCGGGTGCGGCTGCAGCGGGAGAACGAACTCCTGCGGCACAACTCGGAGCACAAGTCCATGCCCAAGTTCATCGGCCACTCCAAGTCCGTGCAGCAGGTCCGCTACCTCATCGAAAAGGCGGCCCCCACGGACGTGCCGGTGCTGCTGACGGGCGAGAGCGGCACGGGCAAGAACGTGGCCGCGGCCGCCCTGCACGCCCAGAGCCGTCGCGCAGACCAGCCGCTGATCATCAAGAACTGCGGCACGTTCGACAAGGAGCTGCTGAGAAGCGAGCTGTTCGGCTACTGCAAGGGCGCCTTCACCGGCGCCGACCGCAGCACCGACGGCCTGCTGACCCTGGCCCACAAGGGCACGCTCTTCTTCGACGAAGTGGGTGAACTGAGCCTCGAACTGCAAGGCGCGCTCCTGCGCGTGCTGGAGACCCAGCACTTCCGCCGGGTGGGCGACAAAGAGGAGCGCTGCGTGGACGTGCGCTTCATCTTCGCCACCAACAAGAATCTGGCCAAGGAGGTGGAGGAGGGGCGGTTCCACGACGCCTTCTACCACCGCATCAATGTCTTCACCATTGAGCTGCCGCCCCTGCGCGAGCGCCGCGAGGACATCCCGTCCCTGGTCGAGCATTTCCTGATGTCCCTGGCCAAGGACGGCAAGGAGTACAAGATCTCCCCCCGGGCACTGCAGCAGCTCATGGACAACCCCTGGCCCGGCAACGTGCGCGAACTCAAGAACATCATCGAGCGCGGCATGATCCTGGCCGAGAACAACCTCATCAACGTCAAGGCCCTACCCTTCTGCCAGAAGAGCTGCCAGAACCCGCGCGAAAAGGGCTTCTCCACCCTGGAGGAGCTGGAACGCTCGCATATCAGCATGGTCATGCACGCCGTGCAGGGCAACAAGTCCAAGGCCGCCCAGATGCTGGGCATCGGCCGCAAGACCCTGTACCGCAAGCTCGAGGAATACAGTCTGACGGATGTGGCGGGGCAGGACATCGGATTCCTGGGCAAGTGA
- a CDS encoding LuxR C-terminal-related transcriptional regulator, producing METRAGKNPEWDLPPGTPLWEALGMEASDFGELLTRSPTGSAHSLTGPLGQPLVLNLVALPDRLAPSGGYLATLTLAALTLTAPAGDSPAPTASALDYAVFNAVFNDARDAILLTDDSFRILAANRKAHTLYAAGDERLDGSALTRILPPSDEPRLLATARALKSGAHWRGSQVTLGPAGQETPVRMTIRCLSVGRVRLYQFMLGDQRRRMALERDLARSRRQVADMDTALKHVLRNVEEERQELKEGLVQQVREEVLPTVERIVQENSHLVRQAYRSALEERIADMAEAPSDTAALFALLTPREMDICRLIQQSWQGRAIAEQLDISFETLQTHRKNIRRKLGLKGGPVPLSAFLQQHPPL from the coding sequence GTGGAAACCCGCGCCGGCAAGAACCCCGAATGGGATCTCCCGCCGGGCACGCCTTTGTGGGAGGCGCTGGGCATGGAGGCCTCCGATTTCGGGGAACTGCTGACGCGGTCCCCGACAGGCAGCGCCCACAGCCTGACCGGTCCCCTGGGCCAGCCCCTGGTCCTGAACCTCGTTGCGCTGCCGGATCGGCTGGCGCCATCGGGCGGGTACCTGGCGACCCTGACCTTGGCCGCCCTGACCCTGACGGCGCCGGCTGGGGACTCGCCCGCCCCCACTGCATCCGCCCTCGACTACGCCGTGTTCAACGCCGTCTTCAACGACGCGCGCGACGCCATCCTGCTCACGGATGACTCCTTCCGCATCCTGGCGGCCAACCGCAAGGCCCACACGCTCTATGCCGCGGGAGACGAACGCCTGGACGGCTCGGCCCTGACGCGCATCCTGCCCCCGTCGGACGAGCCCAGGCTCCTGGCCACGGCCCGGGCCCTCAAAAGCGGCGCGCACTGGCGCGGCTCCCAGGTCACCCTCGGACCTGCCGGCCAGGAAACGCCCGTCCGAATGACCATCCGCTGCCTGAGCGTCGGCCGGGTGCGACTCTACCAGTTCATGCTGGGCGACCAGCGCAGGCGCATGGCCCTGGAGCGCGACCTGGCCAGGAGCCGCCGGCAGGTCGCGGACATGGACACGGCCCTGAAACACGTCCTGCGCAACGTCGAGGAAGAACGCCAGGAACTCAAGGAGGGCCTTGTGCAGCAGGTCCGCGAGGAGGTCCTGCCCACGGTGGAGCGCATCGTCCAGGAGAACTCCCACCTCGTCCGCCAGGCCTACCGTTCGGCCCTGGAGGAGCGCATCGCGGACATGGCCGAGGCCCCGTCGGACACGGCCGCCCTCTTCGCCCTGCTTACCCCCCGGGAAATGGACATCTGCCGCCTGATCCAGCAGAGCTGGCAGGGCCGAGCCATCGCCGAGCAACTCGATATCTCGTTTGAAACCCTGCAGACCCACCGCAAGAACATTCGCCGCAAGCTCGGCCTCAAAGGCGGCCCCGTCCCGCTGTCCGCCTTCCTTCAGCAGCACCCGCCTCTCTAG
- a CDS encoding quaternary amine ABC transporter ATP-binding protein translates to MDKIRVEGLYKIFGPNPKKALQMLSKGRTKDEIMAEIRHGIGVNNASFEVKEGEIVVVMGLSGSGKSTLVRCLNRLITPTAGKVLVDGQDVATMDDEELRHLRQRKMGMVFQNFALFPHRTVLENAALGLEIQGMDKPERLRLAEEALSMVGLNGWGESYPRQLSGGMQQRVGLARALALSPDILLMDEAFSALDPLIRRDMQDELINLQERMRKTIVFISHDLDEALKLGDRIILMKDGAIVQIGTPEQILTSPADEYVARFVEDVDITKVLTAESVMKRSEAVADLRTDGPRAALRKMRKHNIAHLFVVDHNHRLVGIVSADAAANLAARGEEQLAEAICTEIKTVFPDTPAQDLFGIMADLPYPLAVVDENNKFKGLIVRGTLVAALAERGGAA, encoded by the coding sequence ATGGACAAAATACGTGTCGAAGGACTGTACAAGATATTCGGACCGAACCCGAAAAAAGCGTTGCAGATGCTTTCCAAGGGCCGGACCAAGGACGAGATCATGGCCGAGATCCGCCATGGCATCGGCGTGAACAACGCCTCCTTCGAAGTGAAGGAGGGCGAGATCGTAGTCGTCATGGGGCTGTCCGGCAGCGGCAAGTCCACCCTGGTGCGCTGCCTCAACCGGCTGATCACGCCCACGGCAGGCAAGGTCCTCGTCGACGGGCAGGACGTCGCCACCATGGATGACGAGGAACTCAGGCATCTGCGGCAACGCAAGATGGGCATGGTCTTTCAGAATTTCGCGCTCTTCCCGCACCGGACCGTGCTGGAAAACGCCGCCCTGGGCCTGGAAATTCAGGGCATGGACAAGCCCGAGCGTCTGCGGCTGGCCGAAGAGGCGCTGTCCATGGTCGGCCTGAACGGCTGGGGCGAGTCCTACCCGCGCCAGCTCTCGGGCGGCATGCAGCAACGCGTGGGCCTGGCCCGCGCCCTGGCCCTGTCCCCGGACATCCTGCTCATGGACGAGGCCTTCAGCGCCCTGGACCCACTCATCCGCCGCGACATGCAGGACGAACTCATCAACCTGCAGGAGAGGATGCGCAAGACCATTGTCTTCATCTCACACGACCTGGACGAGGCCCTGAAGCTCGGCGACCGCATCATCCTCATGAAGGACGGCGCCATCGTGCAGATCGGCACGCCCGAACAGATCCTGACCTCGCCGGCCGACGAGTACGTGGCCCGCTTCGTCGAGGACGTGGACATCACCAAGGTCCTGACGGCCGAATCCGTCATGAAACGCAGCGAGGCCGTGGCCGACCTGCGCACCGACGGCCCACGCGCGGCCCTGCGCAAGATGCGCAAGCACAACATCGCCCATCTCTTCGTGGTCGACCACAACCACCGGCTGGTCGGTATCGTGTCCGCCGACGCGGCCGCGAACCTGGCCGCCCGGGGCGAGGAACAGCTGGCCGAGGCCATCTGCACCGAGATCAAGACCGTCTTCCCGGACACCCCGGCCCAGGACCTCTTCGGCATCATGGCCGACCTGCCCTACCCGCTGGCCGTGGTCGACGAGAACAACAAGTTCAAGGGCCTCATCGTGCGCGGCACCCTGGTCGCGGCTCTGGCCGAACGAGGAGGTGCCGCATGA
- a CDS encoding ABC transporter permease, producing the protein MNDFRLPVGESIESGIDFLVEHLSFITKASAAIIETVLGAMESGLLLVPIPVFIVLAAAGVWLLTRDRRLTLGSVLGLALIWNMGLWAATVSTLALVLVSTLCAIALGVPLGILAAINTRMYQAVMPVLDVMQTMPAFVYLIPAIPFFGLGKTAAIFSTVVFSMPPAIRFTCLGIRQIPAELVECSTAFGATRMQRLMKLDLPLAAPTIMAGVNQTVMLALSMVVIASMIGAKGLGGEVWKAIQRLQMGRGFEAGIAIVIVAMILDRVLQKLGTRKDT; encoded by the coding sequence ATGAACGACTTCAGACTGCCCGTGGGCGAATCCATCGAATCCGGCATCGACTTCCTGGTCGAGCACCTTTCCTTCATCACCAAGGCCAGCGCCGCCATCATCGAGACGGTCCTCGGGGCCATGGAAAGCGGCCTGCTGCTGGTCCCCATCCCGGTCTTCATCGTGCTGGCGGCGGCCGGCGTATGGCTCCTGACGAGGGACCGCAGGCTGACCCTTGGCAGCGTCCTGGGCCTGGCCCTGATCTGGAACATGGGGCTGTGGGCGGCCACGGTCAGCACCCTGGCCCTGGTACTGGTCTCGACCCTGTGCGCCATCGCCCTGGGCGTGCCGCTCGGCATCCTCGCGGCCATCAACACGCGCATGTACCAGGCGGTCATGCCCGTGCTCGACGTGATGCAGACCATGCCGGCCTTCGTCTACCTCATCCCGGCCATCCCCTTCTTCGGCCTGGGCAAGACCGCGGCCATCTTCTCGACGGTCGTCTTCTCCATGCCGCCGGCCATCCGCTTCACCTGCCTGGGCATCCGCCAGATCCCGGCGGAACTGGTGGAGTGCTCCACGGCCTTCGGCGCGACGCGCATGCAGCGCCTCATGAAGCTGGACCTGCCCCTGGCCGCGCCGACCATCATGGCCGGCGTCAACCAGACGGTCATGCTGGCCCTGTCCATGGTCGTCATCGCGTCCATGATCGGCGCCAAGGGCCTGGGCGGCGAGGTCTGGAAGGCCATCCAACGGCTGCAGATGGGCCGCGGCTTCGAGGCGGGCATCGCCATCGTCATCGTGGCCATGATCCTGGACCGGGTGCTGCAGAAACTGGGCACCCGCAAAGACACATAA
- a CDS encoding glycine betaine ABC transporter substrate-binding protein — protein MKKILLTLICLMFLAAPAMAAKGKVRIAYVEWDCATASTMTAKAALEQMGYEVETLPVAAAAMWQALGTGDVDAMVTAWLPVTHADYYEKVKDKVEKVSVVSGGAKLGWAVPAYVTIDSIEELNANADKFNGKIIGIDPGAGLMKLSEQAMADYGLNKLELMEGSGATMTAALDTAIKNKDWVVVTAWSPHWMFGKWDLKYLKDPKGVLGAEEKIEAIVRKGLKEDMPEVHAFFSNFKWDSPAQLQMVMAWNQEGGTPEENAKRFLKEHPDTVKGWMGK, from the coding sequence ATGAAGAAAATCCTGCTTACCCTGATCTGTCTGATGTTTCTGGCCGCGCCGGCCATGGCCGCCAAGGGCAAGGTCCGCATCGCCTACGTCGAGTGGGACTGCGCCACGGCCAGCACCATGACGGCCAAGGCCGCCCTGGAGCAGATGGGATATGAAGTCGAGACCCTGCCCGTCGCCGCGGCCGCCATGTGGCAGGCCCTGGGCACGGGCGACGTGGACGCCATGGTCACGGCCTGGCTGCCCGTGACCCACGCCGACTACTACGAAAAGGTCAAGGACAAGGTTGAAAAGGTCTCCGTAGTCTCCGGCGGCGCCAAGCTCGGCTGGGCCGTGCCCGCGTACGTGACCATCGACTCCATCGAGGAACTGAACGCCAACGCCGACAAGTTCAACGGCAAGATCATCGGCATCGACCCGGGCGCGGGCCTCATGAAGCTGTCCGAGCAGGCCATGGCCGACTACGGCCTGAACAAGCTCGAACTGATGGAAGGCAGCGGCGCGACCATGACCGCGGCCCTGGACACCGCCATCAAGAACAAGGATTGGGTGGTCGTCACGGCCTGGTCCCCGCACTGGATGTTCGGCAAATGGGACCTCAAGTATCTGAAGGACCCCAAGGGCGTACTGGGCGCCGAAGAGAAGATCGAGGCCATCGTGCGCAAGGGCCTGAAAGAGGACATGCCCGAGGTCCACGCCTTCTTCTCCAACTTCAAGTGGGATTCCCCGGCCCAGCTGCAGATGGTCATGGCCTGGAACCAGGAAGGCGGCACCCCCGAAGAGAACGCCAAACGCTTCCTGAAGGAACACCCGGACACCGTGAAGGGCTGGATGGGCAAGTAG